The Lepisosteus oculatus isolate fLepOcu1 chromosome 4, fLepOcu1.hap2, whole genome shotgun sequence genome window below encodes:
- the tex36 gene encoding testis-expressed protein 36: MPKGRNWNPCMDRDGEWFSHLGFPPIPFKREAATSTGCMLTQATKHPPNGVPERYLKTSRTTEGNTEKREYPFSVHDNRFALHRTSEMFDVGLGRRKALDGFSQHSSHNFFLWTQDAVPLVSVDGDGMSFYHTEYLGCQETDRPSFRRFPQNHAQMSRGSAAQAGRDLVWFGRHDRTQHTPLSVLAVTQFPSSSKPWNYSYHNKSYYNK, translated from the exons ATGCCAAAAGGAAGAAACTGGAACCCATGTATGGATAGAGATGGTGAATGG TTTTCCCATCTAGGTTTTCCCCCAATCCCATTTAAAAGAGAGGCTGCTACAAGCACAGGGTGCATGCTAACACAGGCAACAAAACATCCACCAAATGGTGTCCCAGAAAGATACCTGAAGACCTCCAGAACCACAGAAGGG AACACTGAAAAAAGAGAATACCCATTTTCTGTTCACGATAATCGCTTTGCTTTACACCGTACCTCTGAAATGTTTGATGTT GGTCTGGGGCGCAGAAAGGCTTTGGACGGTTTTTCTCAGCACAGCTCCCACAACTTTTTCCTCTGGACTCAGGATGCTGTGCCCCTTGTGTCTGTGGATGGAGATGGCATGTCATTCTACCACACAGAGTACCTAGGCTGCCAGGAGACAGACCGCCCCAGCTTCAGGCGCTTTCCTCAGAACCACGCTCAGATGTCAAGAGGTTCAGCGGCCCAGGCCGGAAGAGACCTAGTGTGGTTTGGAAGGCATGACAGGACACAGCACACCCCTCTCAGTGTGCTTGCTGTTACCCAGTTCCCATCCTCTTCAAAGCCCTGGAATTACTCCTACCATAATAAAAGCTATTACAATAAATAG